The following are encoded together in the Thalassolituus oleivorans MIL-1 genome:
- a CDS encoding histone deacetylase family protein: MSTAYFTSDQHFEHGTGDDHPEHAMRIMAIEQELKARGLWDQLIHVNGPAANLPDILRAHSPGYVEQLGLIQPQQGCIYVDEDTPMTSGSLHAAIHSVGACTAALDAVLADQYNNAFAAVRPPGHHAEHRKAMGFCFFNNVAITALRAADVHHLQRIAILDFDAHQGNGTIDILGNDPRFLILSSFQHPFYPYTHYQDNRYNNLVNVHLDAGTGSATFRAAIESSWFPELRRFAPELILVSAGFDGHKADPMAELNLEDDDFSWIGREIAKACAARRTPWVSVLEGGYNLNALGRSVAEYLSTKVSAGNE; this comes from the coding sequence ATGAGCACCGCATATTTTACTTCTGATCAACACTTCGAACATGGCACTGGTGACGACCACCCAGAGCATGCCATGCGCATCATGGCAATTGAACAGGAGCTTAAAGCCCGAGGCCTTTGGGATCAACTGATTCACGTCAATGGACCGGCAGCTAATTTGCCGGACATTTTACGTGCGCACAGCCCAGGTTATGTAGAGCAACTGGGGTTAATCCAACCACAACAAGGCTGCATCTACGTTGATGAAGACACCCCTATGACATCAGGATCACTTCACGCCGCGATCCACTCGGTAGGCGCATGCACAGCCGCCCTTGATGCCGTACTAGCTGACCAGTACAACAACGCCTTCGCGGCGGTACGCCCACCGGGTCACCACGCAGAACACCGCAAAGCAATGGGGTTTTGCTTTTTCAATAACGTTGCCATTACTGCGTTGCGAGCGGCTGACGTCCATCACCTGCAACGTATCGCCATACTGGACTTCGACGCCCACCAAGGCAATGGGACTATTGATATCTTAGGCAATGATCCGCGCTTTCTTATTCTTTCAAGCTTTCAACACCCCTTCTATCCCTACACGCACTATCAAGATAACCGTTACAATAATTTAGTGAACGTTCATCTTGATGCAGGCACGGGAAGCGCGACCTTTCGCGCAGCTATCGAAAGCAGCTGGTTTCCAGAACTAAGGCGATTTGCGCCAGAGTTGATTTTAGTGTCCGCTGGCTTTGATGGTCACAAAGCAGATCCTATGGCGGAGTTAAATCTTGAAGATGATGATTTTTCGTGGATTGGCAGAGAGATAGCAAAAGCATGCGCAGCGAGGCGCACACCTTGGGTCAGTGTGTTAGAAGGAGGGTACAACCTAAATGCACTTGGACGCTCCGTCGCGGAATACTTATCCACTAAGGTCAGTGCTGGTAACGAGTAA
- a CDS encoding GNAT family N-acetyltransferase: protein MGTRSLEYFFQPQTIAVIGGSERPGSLGGAIVRNLLAGQFPGKILPVNTRGYPTVYGIPAVSRISQLDVVPDLAIICTPAETVPKVIKQLHALGVGAAMLLTGGIARTRSWQFRPSSDRLNEVIHRTRMRILGPDCIGMVIPQRNLNASFLHVPVRPGHIAYVGQSGTLASGVMDWAYSRNIGFSHVVTLGKSQDVTLPDLIDYITQESTVRTLLIQLDEIRSGKALLRALRAASRHKLVLAVKSNRFQDSPLNSIATPKGLRRRDDLIDEVLARAGVLRVNATDELFDCVDALSRRRESFGPRLAIIANGRGPAILGMDRLLYDKGQLAQLSSETRAHLRGILPQYVKADNPILLNPELKPQQLSAVASALLRDRQVDAVLVIYIPSLGSDPLANAQALVEVASASNKTVLTSWMGEYSVETARDCFDKHGIPTFETPDNAIKSYMYMVQHQRTQELLRQTPESLEIPVSAQHNEVDREILACHKPGDFLQPSYAYKLLSSYGFACADNLYKTNLDELISASGQIEGPWVLRVHHRNYLYPFAYGDNPRERLRSVVRDIRDPADIAPAARKLEAAIEKTFPESPVLGYTLQTMHRALDNLQFSIGIGRDSEIGPYLFFGGGGTTADILVDRQVGLPPLNANLAEKLIRRSHFYEVLQERSENPERELLTLERWLVALSHIALNHPWLAGLEVNAIRQQVGRFRVIGVAAEVGVAVKSAILPYPKELEQQYTSGTSREYLIRPIRGEDEPLLNAFYHRLSAESLRLRFFSARRQFDHKELARLTQIDYDREMAFVALNGDAMYGVVRVWIDPDDVAAEFSVIIDDNCRGEGLGRRLMAGIIEYLTTRGVLQIYGTVLPENAGMLKLAERLGFSQKLNSRDGVMEIAKELNPLRHGWQRKRIYPM, encoded by the coding sequence ATGGGTACGCGATCGCTGGAGTATTTTTTTCAGCCACAAACAATTGCCGTTATTGGTGGTTCTGAGCGCCCGGGAAGTTTGGGCGGTGCGATTGTTCGCAATTTATTAGCAGGGCAGTTTCCTGGGAAAATATTGCCGGTCAATACGCGAGGATATCCTACGGTTTATGGTATTCCTGCAGTGTCGCGGATTTCCCAGTTAGATGTTGTTCCTGATTTAGCCATCATCTGCACACCCGCAGAGACAGTTCCTAAAGTTATTAAACAACTCCATGCGCTTGGTGTTGGCGCCGCTATGTTGCTGACTGGCGGTATTGCTCGCACGCGATCTTGGCAGTTTCGACCGTCTTCAGATCGTTTGAATGAGGTTATCCATCGTACACGCATGCGGATATTGGGGCCAGACTGCATAGGCATGGTAATTCCGCAGCGAAATCTTAATGCCAGCTTTTTGCACGTTCCTGTGCGTCCAGGTCACATAGCTTATGTTGGTCAGTCGGGAACGTTGGCATCCGGTGTTATGGACTGGGCTTATAGCCGCAATATCGGATTTTCTCATGTGGTGACGCTTGGTAAAAGCCAAGACGTTACCTTGCCGGATTTGATTGATTACATTACCCAAGAATCCACGGTCCGGACTTTGCTTATTCAGCTAGATGAAATTCGCTCTGGTAAGGCATTGCTCCGGGCGTTGCGAGCTGCTTCAAGGCATAAATTGGTGCTCGCGGTTAAAAGTAATCGTTTTCAAGATAGCCCTCTAAATAGCATTGCTACTCCGAAAGGCTTGCGCCGACGTGATGATCTCATTGATGAGGTGCTGGCTCGAGCTGGCGTCTTGCGTGTAAATGCCACTGATGAGCTGTTTGATTGCGTCGATGCGCTAAGTCGTCGTCGAGAGAGCTTTGGCCCGCGTTTGGCCATCATAGCCAATGGGCGCGGGCCCGCTATATTGGGGATGGATAGGCTGCTTTATGACAAAGGACAGCTGGCGCAATTATCATCGGAAACTCGTGCGCATTTGCGCGGTATCTTGCCACAATACGTCAAGGCTGATAATCCCATATTGCTGAATCCAGAACTTAAGCCGCAACAGCTAAGTGCTGTTGCGAGTGCGCTTCTGCGAGATCGTCAGGTTGATGCAGTTCTCGTTATCTATATTCCTAGCTTGGGATCAGATCCGCTTGCTAATGCGCAGGCGCTAGTTGAAGTGGCCTCAGCATCCAATAAAACAGTATTAACTAGTTGGATGGGAGAGTACTCCGTTGAAACGGCTAGGGATTGCTTTGATAAACATGGAATTCCTACATTTGAAACGCCGGATAATGCAATAAAGTCGTACATGTATATGGTTCAGCATCAGCGTACACAAGAATTGTTGCGCCAGACGCCTGAGAGTTTAGAAATTCCTGTCTCAGCTCAGCATAACGAGGTGGATCGCGAAATTCTGGCTTGTCATAAACCTGGGGATTTCTTACAGCCGAGTTATGCCTATAAGTTGTTAAGCTCGTACGGTTTCGCTTGCGCTGACAATTTATACAAAACCAATTTGGATGAATTGATCTCCGCTTCGGGGCAAATTGAGGGGCCGTGGGTTCTACGCGTCCATCATCGCAATTATTTATATCCATTTGCTTATGGTGACAATCCTAGAGAACGTTTGCGTAGTGTTGTGCGGGATATTCGTGATCCTGCAGACATCGCTCCTGCGGCGAGAAAGCTTGAGGCGGCAATTGAAAAAACCTTTCCAGAGAGTCCAGTGCTTGGATACACCTTGCAAACCATGCATCGCGCATTAGATAACCTGCAGTTTTCAATAGGTATCGGGCGAGATAGCGAAATTGGACCTTATCTCTTCTTTGGTGGGGGCGGCACAACAGCAGACATATTGGTTGATCGACAGGTGGGTTTACCACCGCTAAATGCCAACTTGGCAGAAAAGCTTATTCGTCGCTCTCATTTTTATGAGGTGCTACAAGAGCGGTCAGAAAATCCAGAGCGTGAGCTGTTAACGTTGGAACGCTGGTTGGTTGCACTTTCGCATATTGCATTAAATCACCCTTGGCTTGCAGGGTTAGAGGTCAATGCAATTCGTCAGCAGGTCGGGCGATTCAGAGTTATCGGGGTTGCTGCAGAAGTGGGTGTCGCAGTTAAGAGTGCGATTTTGCCTTACCCGAAAGAATTGGAGCAGCAATATACGAGTGGTACGTCGCGAGAATATCTGATTCGCCCTATTCGCGGCGAAGATGAGCCTTTGTTGAATGCTTTTTACCATCGCTTGAGTGCAGAATCTTTGCGATTGCGCTTCTTTTCCGCGCGCCGCCAGTTTGATCACAAGGAGTTAGCTCGACTAACTCAAATTGATTACGATCGCGAAATGGCGTTTGTAGCACTCAATGGTGACGCCATGTATGGGGTTGTTCGTGTTTGGATTGATCCCGACGATGTTGCTGCTGAGTTCTCTGTCATTATTGATGATAACTGTCGAGGTGAGGGGCTTGGTCGTCGCTTAATGGCGGGGATAATTGAGTATCTAACCACTCGGGGCGTGTTGCAGATATACGGGACGGTATTGCCAGAAAATGCAGGGATGTTGAAATTAGCTGAGCGACTAGGGTTCTCGCAAAAATTGAATAGTCGCGACGGAGTGATGGAAATTGCTAAAGAACTCAATCCTTTACGTCATGGTTGGCAGCGTAAACGCATATACCCAATGTGA
- the uvrC gene encoding excinuclease ABC subunit UvrC, protein MSNFDIPAFLRGLTQRSGVYRMYSLDSELLYVGKAKNLKNRVSSYFRARGLNAKTVALVSRIDHIEITVTGSEAEALLLEQTLIKKHRPQYNILLKDDKSYPYLHLSDHAYPLLSYRRGKRKGAGRYFGPYPNSSAVREALSYLQRLFQIRSCEDSYFNHRSRPCLQHEIKRCSAPCVGIISADDYRRDIEHATLFLEGNSRVLLQALQASMTAAAEALQFERAGEIRDQIELLRRIQERQFVERGDHNADVWAVIEWQEILCVQRMTFRAGRMVNSQSFFPEDRAGDGLETVLISYMSQFYLGGHAADGLPDVIVADVAIEDLVVLLEALRIQEGAKMTHARGVRGEQRQWLHMAQENARAGAQTRISGRQAAKLKMQKVAELLGLAAAPGRIECFDISHAQGEAAYASCVVYGDEGLDKKRYRRFSVKEVTAGDDYAALENAVTRHLTRLKDQDDLPGLLLIDGGKGQINRISTVLENLAISNLPAFGISKGTTRKSGWEYLWEAGAERPIMPNAHDEGFRLLQHVRDEAHRFAITGHRKERAKSRGQSEIESLPGIGPKRRKELLLHFGSLKNMRGAPKEEIERVPGISKTLAAQIFARLHGEE, encoded by the coding sequence ATGTCGAATTTTGACATTCCTGCTTTTCTACGAGGACTGACTCAGCGGTCAGGCGTCTACCGAATGTATAGCCTTGATTCTGAGTTGCTATATGTTGGTAAAGCAAAAAACCTCAAAAATCGGGTTTCTAGTTATTTTCGAGCCCGCGGTCTCAATGCGAAAACGGTTGCGTTGGTTTCGCGGATTGACCATATCGAAATTACCGTCACTGGCAGTGAGGCTGAGGCCTTGCTGCTTGAACAGACGCTAATTAAAAAGCATCGCCCTCAGTACAATATTTTGCTGAAGGATGATAAGTCATACCCGTATCTGCATCTCTCTGATCATGCGTATCCATTACTAAGTTATCGTCGAGGAAAGCGTAAGGGTGCCGGGCGTTATTTTGGCCCCTATCCAAACTCTTCTGCAGTAAGGGAGGCGCTTAGCTATTTACAGCGGCTGTTCCAAATTCGCTCCTGCGAAGATTCCTATTTTAATCATCGTAGTCGACCTTGTTTGCAGCACGAGATTAAGCGCTGTTCGGCACCCTGCGTAGGTATTATTAGTGCAGATGATTATCGTCGTGATATTGAGCATGCGACGTTATTTCTCGAAGGTAACAGTCGGGTTTTGCTGCAAGCCCTACAGGCGTCTATGACTGCTGCGGCGGAAGCTTTGCAATTTGAGCGCGCTGGTGAAATTCGTGATCAAATTGAATTGTTGCGGCGCATTCAGGAGCGACAATTCGTTGAGCGCGGTGATCACAATGCCGATGTTTGGGCTGTGATCGAATGGCAAGAAATTTTGTGTGTACAGCGTATGACCTTTCGAGCTGGAAGGATGGTAAATAGTCAAAGTTTCTTTCCGGAGGATAGGGCTGGCGACGGTTTGGAGACGGTACTCATAAGTTATATGAGTCAGTTCTATTTGGGTGGGCATGCTGCAGATGGATTGCCTGATGTTATCGTTGCAGATGTCGCCATTGAAGATTTAGTTGTTCTGTTAGAAGCTTTGCGCATTCAAGAAGGTGCGAAAATGACTCATGCTCGCGGCGTTCGTGGCGAGCAGCGTCAGTGGCTGCATATGGCTCAGGAAAATGCCCGAGCGGGGGCGCAGACTCGTATTTCGGGGCGCCAAGCAGCTAAATTAAAAATGCAAAAAGTGGCTGAGCTATTAGGCTTGGCTGCCGCGCCGGGGCGCATTGAATGCTTCGATATCAGTCACGCCCAAGGGGAGGCGGCTTATGCCTCCTGTGTGGTTTATGGTGATGAAGGCTTAGATAAAAAGCGCTATCGTCGTTTCTCGGTGAAGGAGGTGACAGCGGGGGATGACTACGCGGCGCTGGAAAACGCAGTGACACGTCATTTGACACGTTTGAAAGATCAGGATGATTTACCAGGGTTATTGTTAATTGACGGTGGTAAAGGGCAGATCAATAGAATATCGACGGTGCTAGAGAATTTAGCGATCTCTAACTTACCTGCATTTGGTATCTCTAAAGGAACGACTCGCAAGTCAGGATGGGAATATCTGTGGGAGGCAGGTGCGGAGCGACCTATAATGCCGAACGCTCATGATGAGGGTTTCCGTTTATTGCAGCACGTGCGCGATGAAGCGCATCGCTTTGCAATTACTGGGCATCGAAAAGAACGAGCAAAAAGTAGAGGCCAGTCGGAGATTGAATCCCTTCCGGGTATTGGCCCTAAGAGACGCAAAGAACTACTGCTGCATTTTGGTAGTTTAAAGAATATGCGAGGAGCGCCAAAAGAAGAAATTGAGCGAGTCCCGGGTATTAGCAAGACACTCGCTGCGCAAATATTTGCGCGGCTACATGGCGAAGAGTAG
- the uvrY gene encoding UvrY/SirA/GacA family response regulator transcription factor produces MIKVLVVDDHELVRSGISRLLADSPSISVVGQSESGEDAVRQAKELEPDVILMDIRMPGIGGLEATRKILRSHPEMHVIAVTACDDKPYASRLFQAGAAGYITKGADADEMVRAIVKVKSGQKYISPEIAQRMALKPFQTELESPFEQLSERELQIALMIVGCQKVSEISERLFLSPKTVNSYRYRIFEKLDIESDVEMTLLALRHGLIDPIDGG; encoded by the coding sequence TTGATAAAAGTACTTGTTGTAGATGATCACGAGTTGGTGCGGTCGGGCATATCTCGCCTGCTGGCTGATTCACCAAGTATTTCTGTGGTTGGTCAATCAGAGAGCGGTGAGGATGCTGTTCGTCAAGCGAAAGAACTTGAGCCAGATGTTATCTTAATGGATATACGTATGCCGGGTATTGGTGGCCTTGAGGCTACCCGTAAAATCTTACGATCACATCCCGAAATGCATGTCATTGCAGTAACTGCTTGCGACGACAAGCCATATGCTTCGCGCTTATTTCAGGCGGGAGCGGCTGGTTATATCACCAAAGGTGCGGATGCTGATGAAATGGTGCGCGCTATTGTTAAAGTGAAGTCTGGGCAGAAATATATCAGCCCCGAAATTGCGCAAAGAATGGCGCTCAAGCCGTTTCAAACGGAACTCGAATCGCCGTTTGAGCAGCTATCAGAGCGTGAACTCCAAATCGCTTTGATGATTGTTGGTTGCCAGAAGGTATCTGAAATTAGTGAACGGTTATTTTTGAGCCCTAAAACCGTTAACAGCTATCGCTACCGCATTTTTGAAAAACTCGATATCGAAAGTGATGTTGAGATGACCCTGCTAGCCCTGCGCCACGGTCTTATTGACCCAATTGACGGTGGTTGA
- the pgsA gene encoding CDP-diacylglycerol--glycerol-3-phosphate 3-phosphatidyltransferase — protein MNVPNILTLGRILMIPMMVIAFYWFGEHGKIWAAILFALAAITDWFDGYLARKLNQTTPLGAFLDPVADKLIVSVALVLLVEHFSAVWLTIPASIIVGREIVISALREWMAELGKRANIAVSYVGKVKTALQMVSITILLAADGVPLFTNMGLVSLYLAAVLTIWSMLVYLKAAWPELKGRG, from the coding sequence ATGAACGTGCCAAACATTCTCACCTTAGGGCGTATCTTAATGATCCCTATGATGGTGATTGCATTTTATTGGTTTGGTGAGCACGGCAAGATTTGGGCGGCCATTTTGTTTGCATTGGCCGCTATCACGGATTGGTTTGATGGATATTTAGCACGGAAGTTGAATCAGACAACACCTCTCGGCGCATTTCTTGATCCTGTAGCGGATAAATTGATTGTATCAGTGGCACTTGTTTTGCTGGTTGAGCATTTCTCGGCCGTGTGGCTAACCATTCCGGCCAGCATTATTGTTGGTAGGGAAATTGTAATTTCAGCCTTGCGCGAGTGGATGGCGGAACTGGGCAAGCGCGCAAATATCGCTGTTAGTTATGTAGGGAAGGTGAAAACTGCGCTACAGATGGTGTCGATCACCATACTTCTGGCCGCTGACGGGGTGCCGCTATTCACAAATATGGGTCTTGTAAGTCTTTACCTTGCTGCAGTTTTAACCATTTGGTCGATGCTGGTGTATTTAAAAGCTGCGTGGCCTGAGCTTAAAGGGCGCGGTTAG